In Chrysemys picta bellii isolate R12L10 chromosome 3, ASM1138683v2, whole genome shotgun sequence, a single genomic region encodes these proteins:
- the LOC135982257 gene encoding uncharacterized protein LOC135982257: MASLNLISCLDIVASTAALATMQSSPAVMAVHSVNRKRAPAWTDREVLDLIAVWGDESVLSELRSKRRNAKIYEKISKDMSERGYSRDATQCRVKIKELRQGYQKTKEANGRSGSHPQTSRFYEALHSILGAAATTTPPVTVDSEDGIVSTAGSSDMLGDREDEEGDEEGEAVGSAHNDDFPDSQDLFITLTEIPYEASPAVTPDTESGEGSATPSATVSQPSLASHSQRLARIRRRKKRTREDMFSELMACSQAQAAQQSQWRENLTRMHQANMDREERWRQEDQQATQTLLGLLREQTDTLRRLVDVLQERRQEDRAPLQSISNHPPPPPSPIPTSPKVQRRRGGRAPANSHSTPAESSSSRRLSFPKI, from the exons atggccagtttgaatctcatttcctgtctggacatcgtagcgagcacagcagcactggcaacgatgcagagctctccagcagtgatggccgtgcactctgtgaatagaaagagggccccagcatggactgatcgggaagtcttggatctcatcgctgtgtggggcgatgagtccgtgctttccgagctgcgatccaaaagacggaatgcaaagatctacgagaagatctctaaagacatgtcagagagaggatacagccgggatgcaacgcagtgccgcgtgaaaatcaaggagctgagacaaggctatcagaagaccaaagaggcaaacggacgctccggatcccatccccagacatcccgtttctacgaggcactgcattccatcctcggtgcggccgccaccactaccccaccagtgaccgtggactctgaggatgggatagtgtccacggccggttcctcggacatgttaggggacagggaagatgaggaaggagatgaggagggcgaggcagtcggcagcgctcacaacgatgatttccccgacagccaggatctcttcatcacccttacagagatcccctatgaagcgtccccagccgttaccccggacacagaatctggggaaggatcagcca ccccatctgcgactgtctcacaacctagcctggcatcacactcccagaggctagcgcggattaggcgtaggaagaagaggacacgggaggacatgttctctgagcttatggcatgttcccaagcccaggcagcacagcagtcccagtggcgggagaacttgacccgaatgcaccaagcaaacatggatcgggaggagaggtggcggcaggaagaccagcaggcgactcaaacgctgcttggactactgagggagcaaacagacacgctccggcgccttgtggatgttctgcaggaacggaggcaggaggacagagccccgctgcagtccatctctaaccaccctcccccgccaccaagtcccatacccacctcacccaaagtgcaaagaaggagaggcggccgagcccctgctaactctcactccacccctgcagagagctctagtagcagaaggctctcattccccaaaatttga